Proteins from a genomic interval of Sphingobacterium sp. SYP-B4668:
- a CDS encoding DUF2071 domain-containing protein, with protein MLIPTIHGLIERRILVNYVADPQIVEKILPSPFRPKLYNNKAIVGICLIRLKNIKPKGMPDFLGISSENGAHRIAVEWEDADGETREGVYIPRRDTNLRANACVGGRIFPGKHHYADFNIRESNGYYHLDFISSDNTTIEIDAQLSEAFSTESIFQSLENVSAFFASGSMGYSPNGSSFDGLKLETYNWEVKPLEVVHVKSSFFDDNRVFPEGSIKFDNALLMENIEHEWKSLKSISCIKL; from the coding sequence ATGTTAATACCTACCATACACGGACTTATTGAACGACGGATACTTGTGAACTATGTTGCTGATCCACAAATCGTAGAAAAGATCCTCCCCTCTCCTTTTAGGCCGAAATTGTACAACAACAAGGCCATTGTTGGTATCTGCTTAATCCGTCTTAAGAATATCAAGCCGAAGGGCATGCCTGATTTTTTGGGGATAAGTTCTGAAAATGGAGCTCATCGGATTGCTGTCGAATGGGAAGATGCCGACGGAGAGACAAGAGAGGGTGTTTATATACCGAGACGCGACACCAATTTAAGGGCCAATGCATGTGTTGGCGGAAGGATATTTCCGGGAAAGCACCATTACGCAGACTTTAATATACGGGAATCGAATGGCTACTACCACTTGGATTTCATAAGTTCGGACAATACAACCATCGAGATTGATGCCCAACTTTCTGAAGCTTTCAGTACAGAATCCATATTTCAATCTTTGGAAAACGTATCTGCATTCTTTGCGAGTGGCTCAATGGGCTACTCCCCCAATGGCAGCTCATTCGATGGTCTGAAACTAGAAACATATAATTGGGAAGTAAAGCCATTGGAAGTAGTCCATGTGAAGTCAAGCTTCTTTGATGATAATAGGGTCTTTCCGGAAGGGAGTATCAAATTTGATAATGCACTGCTAATGGAAAATATCGAGCATGAATGGAAGTCTTTGAAGTCGATTTCATGTATTAAGCTATAA
- a CDS encoding TlpA family protein disulfide reductase — protein sequence MIKYLYYTLLFCFSLIACSQKGSPYKVEGRNIALEDGQIVYLTNIFGFKDSTIVQDNKFKFEIPSPKRFDVYSIIFKIGDRDEFDFLIFPKPEKDKYWTSFSLEKYATVIDGGKEKLLSGNNLIVNIDNPKENLLLFRYDGASSFSDAKVEKSVKAIKSLIDDNTNSNHLMSMLYYSRFGIEVRDLKSLYDAFDPEVQLTYLGSQINNFIEYKLSEHLIPVKVSDLSGVQVTDVETKTDLNMVVFEASYCGPCIKEIPLLKKLHEQFKDEKRFSISSVSIDEDSTVWRQFINRFPIEWPRYKINEGQLLLLEAKYSLTSIPFVVFTNREGQAVKIFKGYDKDSYDKYVEVITSRLNLPNYVTVIKEQLN from the coding sequence ATGATAAAGTATCTATACTACACACTTTTATTCTGTTTCTCATTGATTGCCTGTTCTCAAAAAGGCAGTCCGTACAAAGTTGAGGGCAGGAATATAGCACTTGAGGATGGCCAAATCGTTTATTTGACCAATATATTTGGATTTAAAGATTCTACTATTGTTCAAGATAATAAGTTCAAATTTGAGATACCAAGTCCGAAAAGATTTGATGTTTATTCCATCATATTCAAAATAGGAGATCGAGATGAATTTGATTTTTTAATATTCCCCAAACCAGAGAAAGACAAATACTGGACGTCATTCAGCCTCGAGAAATATGCAACGGTGATAGATGGGGGGAAAGAAAAATTGTTAAGCGGAAATAACCTGATTGTCAATATTGACAATCCCAAAGAGAATTTACTTCTTTTCAGATATGATGGAGCTTCTTCTTTTTCTGATGCTAAAGTTGAGAAATCTGTTAAAGCGATAAAAAGTCTAATAGATGACAACACGAATTCCAATCACCTAATGTCGATGTTATACTATTCAAGATTTGGGATTGAAGTTCGTGATTTGAAAAGCTTATATGACGCATTCGACCCTGAGGTACAGCTTACATATCTGGGTTCACAAATCAATAATTTTATTGAGTATAAACTGTCAGAGCATCTCATCCCTGTTAAGGTTTCAGACCTTTCCGGAGTTCAGGTCACCGATGTTGAGACGAAGACCGATTTGAATATGGTGGTGTTTGAAGCCAGCTATTGTGGCCCCTGTATCAAGGAAATCCCCCTACTGAAGAAATTGCATGAGCAATTCAAAGATGAAAAACGATTCAGTATATCCAGTGTGTCTATTGATGAAGACTCGACCGTATGGCGACAATTTATAAATAGATTTCCTATAGAGTGGCCAAGATACAAGATAAACGAGGGTCAATTGCTACTCCTTGAAGCCAAATACAGTTTGACATCGATTCCATTTGTAGTATTTACAAATCGTGAAGGTCAAGCAGTAAAGATATTCAAAGGTTATGACAAGGATAGCTATGACAAATATGTGGAGGTAATTACCTCACGTCTCAATCTACCGAACTACGTTACAGTGATTAAGGAGCAGCTTAACTGA
- a CDS encoding GNAT family N-acetyltransferase: MSAIGVKDDFGNEQFFKSDIILENNNVLLRPLHSQDLESLVAISFSDRLWEYGRRVKNREDVEQYIQICLSWRDQKRNYPFVIIDKHTHKIAGITQFGSVDFSQKRIEIGWTWLGEAWQGTGINYFVKHLMLKYCFDKGLRRVQFMVDFENQRSASSLKKLGATCEGLLRNYSIQSYGPSKGFYVFSIIDDEWEAIDKYLVQTYGIRSISSC, from the coding sequence ATGAGTGCTATCGGTGTGAAAGACGATTTCGGAAACGAGCAGTTCTTTAAATCAGACATTATTTTAGAAAATAACAACGTATTATTAAGGCCTCTCCATAGTCAAGATTTAGAAAGTTTGGTCGCCATTAGCTTTTCAGACCGTCTTTGGGAGTATGGCCGTCGGGTTAAGAACAGAGAGGACGTCGAGCAGTACATTCAGATTTGTCTATCCTGGAGAGATCAAAAGCGCAATTACCCATTTGTCATCATCGATAAACATACCCATAAAATAGCCGGAATCACCCAGTTTGGTTCGGTGGATTTTTCGCAAAAGAGAATTGAAATCGGTTGGACTTGGCTTGGAGAAGCTTGGCAGGGGACAGGTATCAATTATTTTGTTAAACACCTTATGCTCAAATACTGTTTTGATAAAGGCTTGAGAAGAGTCCAATTCATGGTCGATTTCGAGAATCAGCGTTCAGCCTCAAGTTTGAAAAAATTGGGCGCCACCTGTGAAGGGTTATTAAGGAACTATTCTATCCAGTCATACGGACCAAGCAAGGGATTCTATGTTTTCAGTATTATTGATGACGAGTGGGAAGCGATAGATAAGTACCTGGTCCAGACATATGGCATCAGGTCCATATCGTCATGCTGA
- a CDS encoding RNA polymerase sigma-70 factor: protein MNVEQEYIKKLSEGDKHAFDALFLLYYPKIKAFIYGFVKNEDDTSDLAQDAFIRVWNNRVNLTKVDSFGAYLFKIAKNIIFDFFRRKSLYEKYALQEVQMNVEEISWELNDVLDAKELEILIYALVDKMPEKRQAVFKMSRNQRLSNEEISEQLGISKRTVETHISSALKELRKFISSIQAIIL from the coding sequence ATGAACGTAGAGCAAGAATATATAAAGAAACTTTCCGAAGGAGATAAACATGCTTTCGACGCACTTTTTTTGTTGTATTACCCCAAAATCAAGGCTTTCATATATGGCTTTGTCAAGAATGAAGACGATACTTCGGATCTGGCTCAAGATGCATTTATCAGGGTATGGAATAATCGCGTAAACCTGACGAAGGTTGATTCTTTTGGGGCTTACTTGTTCAAAATCGCAAAGAACATCATTTTTGATTTTTTCCGTCGTAAATCTCTTTACGAGAAGTATGCGCTACAAGAAGTGCAGATGAACGTCGAAGAAATCTCTTGGGAACTTAATGATGTATTGGATGCCAAAGAATTGGAAATCCTAATCTATGCGTTAGTCGACAAAATGCCCGAAAAAAGACAGGCCGTCTTTAAAATGAGTCGGAACCAACGACTATCTAATGAGGAGATTTCAGAGCAATTGGGTATTAGCAAACGTACCGTGGAAACCCACATTTCCAGTGCTTTAAAGGAACTTCGCAAATTTATATCCTCTATCCAAGCAATTATTTTATAA
- a CDS encoding FecR family protein has translation MNKFYKLISFYFKSKHSDKVENLFGRWLIEDAESEQKAQAMEALWNEVNAQADDTTLQDLERIHAKIDSFVPQRRPSLALRLGKVAAMIAMPLLFSWATYHYTKEYYITNSAMIEMATAYGESKQIVLPDGTSVWLSPGSTLTYPKLFLGKERNVSLNGEAIFKVAKDPNKRLIVKTNNIEVEALGTVFSVVGYRDLSKTTVTLEEGKVRVGIHADKPTSLILAPNEQVTYDSKGGDIVRRKVNAERMALRKDRYLVFQEASLVEILHAIEKKHGVVFNYDYTKYENRFFTLKFTPDESLESMLEVLSEVNKDFHFKIKDKTIFVF, from the coding sequence ATGAACAAGTTTTATAAGTTAATTAGTTTCTATTTCAAAAGTAAACATTCGGACAAAGTAGAAAATCTATTTGGGCGCTGGCTTATTGAGGATGCTGAGAGCGAGCAGAAGGCACAGGCCATGGAAGCGTTGTGGAACGAAGTGAACGCGCAAGCGGATGATACGACACTGCAAGACTTGGAGCGTATACATGCGAAAATCGATTCGTTTGTTCCTCAAAGAAGACCGTCCTTGGCTTTGCGCCTCGGGAAAGTTGCCGCAATGATAGCAATGCCGTTGCTATTTTCGTGGGCAACATACCATTATACGAAGGAGTATTACATCACTAATTCGGCAATGATCGAAATGGCAACAGCCTATGGTGAAAGTAAGCAAATAGTGCTGCCGGATGGTACATCGGTCTGGCTGAGTCCAGGCTCCACCCTCACCTATCCTAAATTATTCTTGGGCAAGGAGCGGAATGTTTCTCTGAATGGAGAGGCAATTTTTAAAGTAGCCAAAGATCCTAATAAGCGCCTTATCGTAAAAACCAACAATATAGAAGTGGAGGCATTAGGCACCGTATTCAGTGTGGTGGGATACCGTGATCTATCGAAAACGACAGTGACACTCGAGGAAGGAAAAGTCCGGGTAGGGATACACGCTGATAAGCCTACTTCGCTGATTCTTGCTCCGAATGAACAAGTGACCTACGATTCAAAAGGTGGAGATATAGTGCGACGAAAAGTAAATGCTGAACGCATGGCATTGCGCAAAGATCGTTACCTGGTCTTTCAGGAAGCATCACTAGTCGAGATATTACACGCTATTGAAAAGAAACATGGAGTGGTATTTAATTATGACTACACGAAATATGAGAACCGATTTTTCACCTTAAAATTTACACCCGATGAAAGTTTAGAAAGTATGCTGGAGGTCTTGAGTGAAGTAAACAAGGATTTCCATTTTAAAATAAAGGACAAAACTATTTTTGTTTTTTAG
- a CDS encoding TonB-dependent receptor → MKKHLLVCCMFFLMISGHALAQSGINISKKNISIRDALYEVERQSQHSVAFDEGILNVNRKITLSVKNKPLAEVLNTILENTNCTFTIRNKHIIIMRKDAKEDVLKKTITGNVVDSIGEPVIGAVITVLGEDISTATDAKGNFKIANVPVGSTLKVSYMGFLTQHIRLGNSDKINIRLQQDAHLLEEIVVVGYATVKKKDLTTAVAIVSTEDINERPITQAAQALQGRAAGVQVVQSSGEPGGGLMVRVRGTSSFQAGNEPLYVVDGLPMTNIANLSPNDIASMQVLKDASSAAIYGARAANGVVVITTKRGKGGIRSLSLNSYAGISKIGNTIDALNTAQYKEYLKDLKKQVPTTTLIPEDENRYTDWNKEYFGTGINQSHQLALTDGTEKLQYYISGGYMEDKGIIEKANFKRYNFRANVNNKQTDWLSLGFSIGYTRTNGRTIPHNKTAMRGGSILSVVNTPPYMQKWDAFNPGAYDEFTYGSQFFSPFLASASDDTYSTSRIVGVTNLDFTIIDGLHYKVNFGIDEDNSTGESYLAPGANGESRSYNGLYSVSASKNFEWLWENLMTYDKKFDKSSVSVLGGATLQRALNEGNGGGGHDVLGPSLNLVNIIVPDQSWSSKGSWSLLSYLARVSYDYDGKYLLSANMRTDGSSKFAPGNKWGVFPSASAAWRISAEPFMKSTASYLDDLKVRVGWGKTGNQGGIGNYDWMATYWASRNIPKPEDENQTPGMNTGLASKGYRGLTWEKTTQYNVGVDATLFNSRLNLILDVYYKYTNDLLKTFYPPGTAGSTYNILTNMGEMSNKGLEIAINSKNIIQPRFKWNSEFNISFNKNRAENIGITPVEYYATMYSNNQPAIILKNKSRLGTFFGYRTNGVDPETGDVVYLDLDGNGRITPEDRTVLGDAQPLFTGGLTNTFTYSNFSLSLFFQGSYGNDIFNATKMDITGMQDFRNQSLEVLDRWKRPGMVTDIPRPGNRENIWNSDRYIEDGSYLRLKNVSFMYDFDTKGRLSKLGIKKLQPYITAQNLWTWTKYSGYDPEVNAYGSSALELGVDYGTYPQSRTFVLGINVEF, encoded by the coding sequence ATGAAAAAACATTTATTAGTATGTTGCATGTTCTTTTTGATGATAAGCGGACATGCATTAGCGCAATCAGGCATCAATATTTCGAAGAAAAATATCAGTATACGGGATGCGCTCTACGAAGTGGAAAGGCAGAGCCAGCACTCCGTTGCTTTTGATGAAGGGATTCTCAACGTAAATCGAAAAATTACATTGTCGGTCAAAAACAAGCCTTTAGCAGAAGTGCTAAATACGATTCTTGAAAATACGAACTGTACGTTTACCATCAGGAATAAGCATATTATAATCATGCGTAAAGACGCTAAGGAGGATGTGCTCAAGAAAACAATCACGGGTAATGTGGTCGATTCAATCGGTGAGCCCGTTATTGGGGCGGTGATAACCGTATTGGGGGAAGATATCAGTACCGCTACAGATGCTAAAGGTAACTTCAAAATCGCTAATGTGCCGGTCGGATCGACCCTCAAAGTTTCATATATGGGCTTTCTAACTCAACATATTCGCTTGGGAAACAGCGACAAAATAAATATTAGGCTCCAGCAGGACGCACACCTACTGGAGGAGATCGTTGTGGTGGGATATGCGACTGTCAAGAAAAAGGACTTGACTACAGCGGTGGCAATCGTATCGACGGAAGATATCAATGAACGTCCTATAACCCAAGCGGCACAAGCCTTACAAGGCAGAGCTGCAGGTGTACAGGTCGTACAATCTTCGGGCGAACCTGGTGGTGGGCTGATGGTACGTGTCCGTGGGACGTCTTCATTTCAGGCAGGCAATGAACCGCTATATGTGGTGGATGGCTTGCCTATGACTAATATCGCTAATTTGAGCCCCAATGATATCGCATCCATGCAGGTGCTAAAAGATGCTTCGTCCGCAGCCATCTACGGGGCACGGGCGGCCAATGGAGTGGTAGTGATCACAACAAAACGAGGAAAAGGTGGAATTAGATCCTTAAGTCTTAACAGCTATGCTGGTATTTCGAAAATCGGAAATACAATCGATGCGTTAAATACAGCGCAATATAAAGAGTACTTAAAAGATCTCAAGAAGCAAGTGCCTACGACCACATTGATACCGGAGGATGAAAATAGATATACGGATTGGAATAAGGAATATTTTGGCACAGGTATCAACCAAAGCCATCAACTGGCATTGACAGATGGTACTGAAAAGCTCCAATATTATATTTCGGGCGGTTATATGGAGGACAAGGGAATAATAGAAAAAGCTAATTTTAAACGATACAATTTCAGAGCGAATGTAAACAACAAGCAAACTGATTGGCTAAGCCTTGGATTCAGTATCGGGTATACGCGTACAAACGGAAGGACCATACCACATAATAAAACGGCTATGCGGGGAGGTTCGATTCTCTCGGTCGTGAACACGCCCCCTTATATGCAGAAGTGGGATGCTTTCAATCCTGGTGCCTACGATGAGTTTACCTATGGTTCGCAATTCTTTTCACCATTCCTCGCTTCGGCCTCGGACGATACGTATAGTACGTCGCGGATTGTGGGGGTGACAAATCTTGATTTTACGATTATAGACGGCTTGCATTATAAGGTAAACTTTGGTATAGATGAGGACAACTCTACTGGAGAGAGCTACTTAGCACCCGGCGCCAATGGCGAAAGTCGATCGTATAACGGGTTGTATTCGGTGTCTGCTTCCAAAAACTTTGAATGGCTTTGGGAGAATCTAATGACCTATGATAAAAAATTTGACAAGAGCAGTGTATCTGTGCTAGGAGGCGCTACCCTGCAGCGGGCATTGAATGAAGGAAATGGCGGTGGCGGTCACGATGTATTGGGGCCTTCCTTGAACCTCGTGAATATCATTGTCCCTGACCAATCATGGAGCAGCAAGGGCTCTTGGTCGCTACTCTCCTACTTGGCACGTGTATCATATGATTACGATGGAAAATATCTGCTGAGTGCAAATATGCGTACGGATGGTTCCTCGAAGTTTGCTCCGGGCAATAAGTGGGGTGTATTCCCTTCAGCTTCTGCGGCTTGGAGAATCTCGGCGGAACCATTTATGAAATCAACGGCCAGCTATCTGGATGACCTAAAAGTTCGGGTAGGCTGGGGTAAAACAGGTAACCAAGGTGGAATAGGTAACTATGACTGGATGGCAACCTATTGGGCGAGTCGAAACATACCGAAGCCCGAAGACGAAAATCAAACCCCGGGAATGAATACAGGTCTCGCGTCAAAGGGATATAGGGGCTTGACATGGGAAAAGACCACGCAATATAATGTAGGTGTAGACGCTACGCTGTTCAACTCCCGGCTTAATTTAATATTGGATGTGTATTATAAATATACGAACGACCTATTGAAGACTTTCTATCCTCCAGGAACGGCCGGAAGTACGTACAACATCTTGACCAATATGGGCGAAATGAGCAATAAGGGGTTGGAAATCGCTATAAATTCGAAGAATATCATTCAGCCAAGGTTTAAATGGAATTCGGAGTTTAACATCTCGTTCAATAAGAATAGGGCTGAAAATATAGGTATTACACCTGTAGAATATTATGCTACGATGTATTCCAACAATCAACCTGCCATTATTCTGAAGAACAAAAGTAGGTTGGGTACTTTCTTCGGCTACCGGACCAATGGTGTTGACCCGGAAACGGGAGACGTTGTTTATCTTGATCTAGATGGCAATGGACGTATAACGCCCGAAGACAGAACTGTACTAGGGGATGCACAGCCATTATTTACAGGAGGCCTTACGAATACGTTTACGTATTCCAATTTTAGCTTGTCTTTGTTTTTCCAGGGATCGTATGGGAATGATATTTTCAATGCCACAAAGATGGATATAACGGGAATGCAAGATTTTAGAAATCAATCTTTAGAAGTATTAGATCGATGGAAAAGACCTGGAATGGTCACGGATATTCCGCGACCAGGAAACCGGGAAAATATTTGGAACTCGGATCGGTACATCGAAGATGGTTCGTACTTGCGGCTTAAAAATGTGAGCTTCATGTATGACTTTGATACCAAAGGAAGATTGTCCAAGCTGGGTATCAAGAAGCTACAACCTTACATTACGGCCCAAAACCTATGGACCTGGACCAAATACTCGGGATATGATCCCGAAGTGAATGCCTACGGGTCTAGTGCTTTGGAACTAGGAGTAGATTATGGGACCTACCCACAGTCAAGGACCTTTGTATTGGGTATAAACGTTGAATTTTAA
- a CDS encoding RagB/SusD family nutrient uptake outer membrane protein: MKKTTYIVLMLGVMLLSFSSCSFLDTESFADLVGEPQDKVEQESAYKSATDAQREAAGLYENFRNNTFQFDLFGYNDIQSDNCYHGGDGVPGEEMDAVKLNPDNDKVKILWNEYFKMVGDANIVIDNTQLMDAKLIDEQTRNRIVAEGKFVRAYAYLDLVRIYGDVPLLLHMIPAMSSENLEQIRPLLYPERAAKEIVYNQIVQDLDEAIPHLPNVSKGSSNATKGAAYLLLAKAHASRGAKNSRDYNQVVAYCNKVIGEGYQLVTEFDDLWKPENKFTSESIFEINYENERPNWAYWVLFSEADGQITWRRYCTPTHDLIAKFTANDKRYESSIVYKSVDYDTHYPKGRYPISNKIRNKVSNIKLLRLADALLLKAEALVELNNISEAMSIVNVIRKRAGLSDITGLPSQAAAREIVELERQLELYMEGHRWFDLLRNDRVIEVMTKHKYKDGKLLVPVLEEFRLVWPIPQNEKDANPALIQNTGY; encoded by the coding sequence ATGAAAAAAACTACATATATCGTATTAATGCTAGGGGTGATGTTATTAAGCTTTAGTTCCTGCAGTTTTCTCGATACCGAGAGCTTCGCCGACCTTGTGGGAGAGCCACAGGACAAAGTCGAACAGGAATCTGCCTACAAATCTGCAACGGATGCCCAGCGCGAGGCGGCAGGTTTATACGAGAATTTTAGGAATAATACATTTCAATTTGACTTATTTGGATACAACGATATCCAATCTGACAATTGTTATCATGGAGGAGATGGTGTACCGGGGGAAGAGATGGACGCCGTAAAGTTGAATCCGGACAATGATAAGGTTAAGATCCTTTGGAATGAGTATTTTAAGATGGTGGGCGATGCGAATATCGTAATCGATAACACGCAGCTGATGGATGCTAAGCTGATCGATGAGCAAACACGGAATAGAATTGTTGCGGAAGGAAAGTTTGTCAGGGCATATGCGTACTTGGATTTGGTCCGGATCTATGGCGATGTGCCTTTGCTCCTGCATATGATACCTGCTATGTCTTCCGAGAATCTAGAACAAATACGTCCCCTATTGTATCCGGAACGTGCTGCGAAGGAAATCGTTTATAATCAAATCGTCCAAGATCTGGATGAAGCTATCCCTCACTTGCCGAATGTATCGAAAGGAAGTAGCAATGCGACGAAAGGAGCTGCCTATCTATTATTGGCCAAGGCCCATGCCAGTCGGGGGGCAAAAAATAGTCGAGATTATAATCAGGTGGTCGCTTATTGCAACAAAGTGATTGGAGAAGGGTATCAATTGGTGACAGAATTTGACGATCTATGGAAGCCTGAGAACAAATTTACTTCGGAAAGCATTTTTGAGATCAATTATGAAAATGAAAGACCGAACTGGGCCTATTGGGTATTGTTTAGTGAAGCAGACGGACAGATTACGTGGAGAAGATATTGTACACCTACGCACGATCTCATAGCAAAGTTCACGGCCAATGACAAGCGATATGAATCATCGATCGTCTATAAGTCGGTCGATTATGATACCCACTATCCTAAGGGTAGATATCCAATCTCTAATAAAATAAGAAATAAGGTGTCTAATATCAAGCTCCTACGACTGGCAGATGCCCTACTGTTGAAAGCAGAAGCATTGGTAGAGCTGAATAACATCAGCGAAGCAATGTCTATCGTCAACGTGATTAGAAAGCGGGCTGGATTGTCGGATATTACTGGACTTCCTAGCCAGGCGGCGGCGCGGGAGATCGTTGAATTGGAACGGCAGCTGGAATTATATATGGAAGGACACCGTTGGTTTGATCTTTTGCGGAATGACAGGGTAATTGAGGTGATGACTAAACATAAGTACAAGGATGGAAAGCTGCTCGTTCCTGTGCTAGAAGAATTTAGACTTGTTTGGCCTATTCCTCAAAACGAAAAGGATGCCAACCCAGCTTTGATTCAAAATACAGGATATTAA
- a CDS encoding TolB family protein, producing MKNKLIITLSLGLLPLFGCSDNNVVEIEKAELPTHLKGQLLYHTYTNYGANDSEIFLYDFSSNKVQSLSSGWDIKNPMNAHISPDGTRIVFMGISEDTDSWDIFVYELNSSKPPENLTLIGQTRDEDPKFAPDGKRVVFKQDSRIVEMDLASRKVTRLSPKGYGIPYYNHDGTKVVCTQGDAATSSIAIIDVKSKEIQQTVYDAEGVQDYYPINADQTSFYYSVGLSKTNTVDQVYRGYWSGLRSYKLPFNANDGNYSDAYPIDENWLVLCSTRPDTKGGYDLYVANVHTGDIYSMDLYNTGINSPKQQLGPCYFTKK from the coding sequence ATGAAAAATAAATTGATCATTACGCTAAGCCTGGGACTGCTTCCTCTTTTTGGATGCAGCGACAATAATGTTGTGGAAATAGAGAAGGCCGAGTTGCCTACCCATCTTAAGGGGCAACTCTTGTACCATACCTACACGAACTATGGCGCCAACGATTCGGAGATATTCCTATATGACTTTAGTAGTAATAAAGTTCAAAGCCTGAGTTCCGGTTGGGACATCAAGAATCCGATGAATGCACATATCTCGCCGGATGGTACCCGAATCGTATTTATGGGAATCAGCGAGGATACTGATAGTTGGGATATTTTTGTGTATGAATTGAATTCAAGCAAACCGCCCGAGAACCTAACGCTGATTGGGCAGACAAGAGATGAAGACCCGAAGTTTGCTCCTGATGGCAAAAGAGTGGTCTTCAAACAAGACTCACGTATCGTTGAAATGGATCTTGCGAGCCGTAAGGTAACCCGCCTATCGCCAAAAGGCTACGGTATCCCCTATTATAACCACGATGGCACCAAAGTGGTGTGTACACAGGGCGATGCGGCCACGTCTTCTATAGCCATTATCGACGTCAAGTCGAAAGAAATCCAGCAAACGGTGTATGATGCTGAAGGTGTGCAGGATTACTACCCAATCAATGCAGATCAGACCTCGTTTTACTATTCGGTAGGGCTGTCCAAGACCAATACGGTGGACCAGGTGTATAGAGGTTACTGGAGTGGGTTACGTAGCTACAAACTGCCCTTTAATGCTAATGACGGGAACTATTCAGATGCCTATCCCATAGATGAAAACTGGCTGGTATTGTGCAGTACGCGTCCCGATACAAAGGGGGGATATGATCTATATGTAGCAAATGTCCATACAGGCGATATCTATTCGATGGATTTGTATAATACGGGTATCAACTCGCCTAAGCAACAACTAGGCCCCTGTTATTTTACGAAGAAATAA
- a CDS encoding helix-turn-helix domain-containing protein — translation MINILTTFHAFSAGALWLLGTLILLGVNRTNTRADRWLGSFYYMTAGLFTQLFLEGFHIENGVLLHLLELPRWAILPCFYLAVSYMVRPTSTLKNWGLHFIPFLIFIFFSIVYLMPRFFNIQIDPPQLPQWIVFIIKYFFFAQSVFYWLACYQLFKKHQKNIQQLSSYTERIDLAWLKYLMIALLFLIVIRGLALVHLGISSLSPILYFLGIVALAYFALTQRSIYTIEPSHNLVDEAGTQKKKAEERLTSLQVNELKERVLQKTIDEKLYLDPGLTLTTLSDQVGVNPHDLSYILNNGLQRNFYQFINELRTEEAKKLLLSGEAKQLDMFGIAVRAGFNSRTTFYSCFKKATGITPKEYIKANAHHSSK, via the coding sequence ATGATTAATATACTTACTACATTTCACGCCTTTTCGGCTGGTGCACTATGGTTGCTCGGCACGTTGATCCTGCTTGGGGTAAATCGGACTAACACGCGAGCAGACCGATGGTTAGGCTCTTTCTACTATATGACAGCTGGGTTATTCACCCAGCTTTTTCTGGAAGGCTTTCATATCGAGAATGGAGTTTTACTCCATCTTCTTGAACTGCCCCGATGGGCCATTCTCCCCTGCTTTTACCTAGCAGTCAGCTACATGGTCAGACCAACCTCAACGCTAAAAAATTGGGGATTGCACTTTATCCCATTTTTGATTTTTATATTCTTTTCGATCGTCTATCTGATGCCCCGATTTTTCAATATACAGATTGACCCACCTCAATTGCCGCAGTGGATAGTCTTTATAATCAAATATTTCTTCTTCGCCCAGAGCGTCTTTTATTGGTTAGCCTGCTATCAACTTTTTAAAAAACATCAGAAAAATATTCAACAATTATCTTCGTATACGGAAAGAATCGATCTAGCTTGGCTCAAGTACCTCATGATAGCCCTCTTATTTCTAATTGTAATCCGAGGACTGGCTCTTGTACATCTAGGCATTAGCTCGCTATCACCAATCCTATATTTCTTGGGTATAGTCGCTCTCGCTTATTTTGCGTTAACACAGCGTTCTATCTACACGATTGAGCCAAGCCACAATTTGGTGGATGAAGCAGGTACGCAAAAAAAGAAAGCGGAAGAAAGACTGACATCTCTTCAAGTGAACGAGCTTAAAGAGCGTGTATTACAGAAGACGATAGATGAAAAACTATATCTGGATCCAGGCTTGACGCTCACCACCCTATCTGATCAAGTGGGGGTCAATCCTCACGATCTTTCGTACATCCTAAATAATGGGTTACAGCGGAACTTCTACCAGTTTATCAACGAACTGCGTACAGAGGAGGCAAAGAAGCTGCTGTTGTCAGGGGAAGCCAAGCAGCTCGATATGTTTGGAATAGCTGTACGGGCGGGCTTCAATTCAAGGACAACATTCTACAGCTGTTTCAAAAAAGCAACTGGCATTACTCCAAAAGAATATATTAAAGCGAATGCTCACCACTCTTCGAAATAA